Below is a window of Rhizobium sp. NXC14 DNA.
CCTTCGATGATCCGAAGAACGTTTCACGGCGCTCCTGCGCAGCGTTCTTTTCGGAGATGAGCAGCCAGATGCCGGCGCTGCCAGCCGCCAGGAACCTCGCGATTGCGACGAGGAAAGATTTCGTTCTCACCATTCCACCTTCATTTTTTCGCCGCCGGAGGTTGAAGGTGCAGTTCCGCTGAAGAATCTCTCCCGCCGCGCCTGCGCGAGGTCTTTGTCGGTTTGCTCGGTCTGAAGCCAGGTTCCCATCATTGTCATTTGTTGGGAGACGAGCCCTCGAAGCTTCTGCATCTGCGCGACCTGTTGCGCAGCGATCTCGTGCCCGACCTGCAGGGCTTTCATCTGCCCGTCGGCGGTCTCTGACATCGATCGCAGCGAGGACATTGTGCCTTCCTCGCTATCGAACTGGTCGGCCGTCAGGCTCGCCGCCTTCAGTGTGCTGGCGATCGTGTCCCGGTTGGTGTCCGACCAGGACTGATATGTGGTCGAGAAAGAAGCATTGTCAGGCAGTTTGGTTTTTAGACTTGAGTAGCTTTGGAAGCGCTGCTGGAGCACGTCATCGGCATTGCCCATTGAAAACGAGATGCTCTGACCCTGGTCAACGATGCTGCGCAGCCGATTGAGATCGCTTTCGACCTGCCCCCACATACGCGACGGGAGAGTAGCCGTGTTCTGAAGCAGATTTTGATAGATGTTCAGCTGCGTTTCGATCTGTTGGGCGAGTTGGCTGATCTGGGTGAGCTGGTTTTCGATTTGCTCGCCGGATTTCCCGACCAAAGCGACCAGTTCGCCATTGTTGAGGACCTGCGTCCACTCGGTGGCGGCACCAGTTGCGGTGCCGGCATGAGCGGGATTTGCGGCGGCGACTGTCAACGCGACCGCCGCAAGGCCGACGAACAGCCTATTCGAAGTTGAGCAGCGATGCGGCATCGTGAACTCCTCTCGATTGAAGCCAGTGGATCGGCCAGTCGCGGCCGTGTTCGGACCTGAGCGCACGGATGCGCTTCAAATCTTCCTTGCCCGATGCGCCGACGAAGCTGAGAGCCACGGGACCGAGCGCCATATCGAACAGGCGCCGGCCGTCGGGGGTGACGACGTAGTATTCGCGCTTCGGGATCGCGTTCGAAACGATCTCGATCTGTCGCTCATTGAACCCGATCCTCTGATAGAACTCGCGCGTCCCCGGCTCCCTGGCGGCGCCGTTGGGAAGGCAAATTTTAGTTGGGCAGGATTCCTTCAGCACATCGATGATCCCGGAACGCTCGGCGTCCGAAATCGAATGTGTGGCGAGCACGACGGCGCAGTTGGCCTTGCGCAGCACTTTCAGCCATTCACGGATCTTGCTGCGGAACACTGGATGGCCGAGCATCAACCAAGCTTCATCCAGTACGATCAGGCTCGGTGAGCCGTCGAGACGCTTCTCGATCCGACGGAACAGATAGGTGAGCACGGGCACGAGATTGCGCTCGCCCATGTTCATCAGTTGCTCGATTTCGAAAGTCTGGACGGCAACCAGCGACAGACCATCCTGTTCCGCATCGAGAAGTTGCCCCATCGGTCCGTCGACCGTATAGTGATGAAGCGCATCCTTGATCACGCGCATCTGCACGCCGCTGACGAAGTCCGAAAGCGATCGACCGGCTGCGCTGGCCATCAACCCAATCTGCCGCGAAATGGCGTTGCGATGATCAGGGGTGATGGCAACACCCTGCAGCGCCACCAGCATTTCGATCCATTCCGTGGCCCATGCGCGATCTGCATCATTGGAGAGCTCCGATAGCGGACAAAAGGCCAGTGCCCTCTCCGCTCCATTATGATCTCCACCAATCTCATAGTGCTCGCCACCGACGGCCAGCGTCAGCGGCAACAACGCGCTCCCCTTGTCGAAGGCGAAGATTTGGGCGTGTTCATAGCGGCGGAACTGTGCTGCGATCAGTGCCAGCAGCGTCGACTTGCCCGATCCGGTCGGTCCGAAAATCAGCGTGTGCCCGACATCGTCGACGTGCAGGTTCAGCCGGAACGGCGTCGATCCACTCGCCACCTGCATCAACGGCGGCGAGTTCGGCGGATAGAATGGGCATGGTGCGGTCGGATTGCCCGACCAGACAGAGTTAAGCGGGACGAGATCGGCGAGATTACTCGTGTTGATTAGCGGTTCGCGGATATTGCAGTACCAGTTGCCGGGCAGGCTGCCGAGAAAGGCTTCAGTGGCGTTGAGCGTCTCGATCCGCGCGCCAAAACCCTCCGCCTGGATCAGCCGGCGGATGGCTTCCGCTTTTTCCTGCAGGGCTTCGCGATCATTATCGAAAAGGACGATGACGGGCGTGTAATAGCCGTATGCGACCAGCTGCGAGGAGGCCTGCGCGATAGCATCTTCCGTCTCCGCGACCATGGTCATTGCGTCCTGATCAACCGAACGGCTCTGCGTCTGGAATAGCTGATCGAAGAACGGCCTTACCTTCTGCTGCCACTTCTTGCGCGTGCGTTCCAGTTTCTGCCTTGCCTCCTCCGCATCGAGGAAGAGGAAGCGCGAAGACCAACGATAGGTGAGCGGCATCAGGTCCAGGCTGTTGAGAATCCCTGGCCAGCTCTCGGCCGGCAGGCCGTCGATCGCCACGACACCGAGGAAACGGCTTTCAACCTTCGGCGTCAGGCCATGCTCGAGCTCGGCCGTCGCAAGCCAGTCAAGATACATAGGGGCACCCGGCAGTCGGATCGGGTGGTTTTCGCCTGTAACGCAAAAGCGAACGAATTGTAGCAGCTCGTCATAGCGGGCGACCCGCTCCCCTCCCCGCTCGACCGCTTCCCGGGTTTCCATGCGAAGGATCGAAAGGGCGTTGGCGAAATACTGCTCGATCTCGCGGACAGCATTCTTGAAAATGAACAGCACCGTGTCCGCATAGGTCTTCTTTCGGCTCTCGTCGTCCGAATAGATGTATTTGCTGAGTGTAGTCTTTTTGGATTCGAGTGGCCGATAGGTCAGGATGAGCGCGTGTTTGCTCTCGAAATGTCCCTGCTCGCGCCCGAAATGCGCCCGCCGTTCGGCGTCGATCGCGCGGGTGACCGCGTCGGGGAAGTGGCAATGATCATCCGACGGATAGTCGAACGTCGGGATTCGCACGGCTTCGACCTGGATCATCCAGCCGCTTCCGAGACGCGACAGGATCGTATTGATCTGCCGCGACAGTTCGTTGCGCTCGAGGTCTGTGGCGCTTTCGGAATCCGGCCCGGCAAAATACCAGCCGGCCATCAGGCTTCCGTCTTTCAACAGGAGGACGCCATTGTCGACCAGGCCGGCATAGGGCACGAGATCCGCGAAGGAGGGGCCGGTGGCCCGAAAGCGTTTGAGAGCGACCATGCCTGCCCCTCAATACCGGCGCCACGGCGAGGAGGTCGCCTTGTAGTAATGCTTGTAGGAGATATGACGGACATAAACCTGTCGCATCAGCGGATCGGCCTTGGCCATCATCCTCAGGAGCCCGAGGATGACGATCCAGACGGCAACGCCGAACAGCGCGGAATAGATCGTGAGAACGACGAAGATCAGAATGACGGCCGCAAGGCCGGTGATCAGCACAAGTTCCCGGTCTGCGCCCATCAGGAGGTTCGGCCGGGACAGGGCACGGTGGATGCGGTTGCGCTGCAGCCCGGACAAGGACTCAGCCATGAGCCCCCTCCCCTGTTTCGCTTTCACCGATCGAGGTGGTTTGCTCGCTGGTCAGCCCGATCGAGGCGCCAGTCGCGCCAAACAAGCCGACGATATTGGTCGCGCCAAGCAGGATGCCGGCGACAAGCACGATGTACATGAGCCGACGCGCGAAATCGTTCAGCTCTCCGCCGAAGATCAGCATGCCGCCGGCAATCGCGACCGCCGCAAGGGCGATGGCGCCGGCGACCGGTCCTGTGATCGACTCCTGGATTTGCTGCAATGGCCCTTCCCAAGGAAGACTGCCGCCGGAACTCGCGAGCGCCGGCGCTACCGAGGCGAGGAGTGCTGCGGCGATGACTGCGTTTCTACGCGACATGGCACGCCTCCTGCTCTTCCGTGAACTGGTCGGAGTCGATCTCGTAGTGGCCGCTCGCAAAACGCTCGACCCGAATGACGTCGCGAACGCGCCGCCCGCGTGGCGTTCGCTCGATCGAGACGACAAGATCAACCGTTTCCCCGATCACCTCCTGCATCGGCTGCTGGCTGGCCTCGGCGGTTAGCTGTTCGAGACGCCGGAGAGCCGACATGGCAGTGTTGGAGTGGATCGTCGCGAGGCCACCAGGGTGGCCGGTGTTCCAAGCCTTAAGCAGCGTCAGTGCAGCGCTGTCGCGGACCTCACCGACCACGATCCTGTCGGGTCGCAGGCGCATGGTGCTCTTCAAAAGCCGCGCCATGTCGATCGTATCGCTGGTGTGGAGGAGAACGGCGTTATCGGCGGCGCATTGAATCTCGGCGGTGTCTTCCAGGATGACCAAGCGGTCTTGCGGAGCAGACTTAACGATTTCATTGATGACCGCGTTCGCAAGCGTCGTCTTGCCGGAGCCTGCGCCACCGGAAATGATGATGTTGAGCCGGGAGGAAATCGCGCTGCGGATGGTGGAAGCCTGATGTTCGGTCATCACGCCAGAGAGGACATAATCATCGAGCGGGATCAAGTGTGAGGCACGACGGCGAATGGTGAAGGCCGGCTTGGCGACGACCGGAGGCAAGAGCCCTTCGAAGCGGTGGCCGCCGATCGGCAATTCTCCGGAAATGATAGGCCGGTCGGAATCTATCTCCGACTGAAGCGCGTGAGCGACCGCGCCGATCACCATTTCAGCTGCAGCCGATGACATTTCGCCGGCGAGGGCAATGCCGTGGCTGAGCCGTTCGATGAAAAGCTTTGTATCCGGATTGAGCATGATCTCCACGACATCCGAGTCGTCCAGAGCAACGCAGAGCTGAACTCCAAGCGCATCCTGAAGCTTCCGGACAAGTCGGGGATGAGAACGAAGCTGATTCATGGAACTCTCCCTATGCTGCTTAACGGATGGCTTTGGCGATTTGAGATTGATAATTCGCTGGTCGGAGCTTCTGGAACGTTTCCGGGGTCGCAGGCAGGATTCCGGCAACGGCCATGGTCACTCCAATTTTTCTCTCTTCACCGATGCGTTGAAGTGGCCACTCAACGCGAGCGAGGATCCGCTCGAAGCGGAGATCGGTCACGGTAACGATTTCGGCGAAACCACTTGCCATGCACCATTCAACGATGCCGGCGAACATTGTCAGCGTTGCCTCGTGCACGAAGCCACCTCCCCTCCCCTCTTCCAGCGTAGTGTCCACGCAGAAGCGAGAGCTTTCGGTCATAGCCGGATGGGCCTTCAGGCGACCCTCCGGAAGCAGCGACGGAAACACCTCCGCCACCATCGTCGGCCCCATCGCAGGGAGAAGGCGTGCACATCCCGCAAGTCGGCCAGATGCGGAGACAGCCAGAATATAATGCGGGCCGAGATCGTCGAATGCATCTGCCTCGCGCCCGTCGACCACCGCTACATCCCAATTCAGGCGGCTGAAAAAGACCGAAGCGCGCAGCTGATGATGTTTTTGAAGCAACTGGGCTTCGTAAAGGTTTTTTGGTTTCGAGATTGCGAGAACCTGCATGAATCTCTCCATCGGTGTTGAACGACGGGAACTCATCACGAATCGCAATTGGGCGTCAGTTGTCGAATCCTACAAGGTTCTTGCCTTGAGTCGCGACTTCTGGATGACCAGTCCTCGCCAACCTCTTCGGTTTTTTCCGAAATCGCCGGAGGCACTTTTGTTGGATTCACAGTAAAACAAACCATGAACTCACCGACGCCGCAACCCTGCTAAGCCATGGGTTGTAAACATAAAATTCCACTTTCTCTGCGTTTCTGGCTTTTCCCTGCTAATATTTCATTAACCTAAAAGCCCTTGCTCAAAATTCAGAATCGGCTCTAATGGCTAGTGGCGGAACTTTACCGGTTTCGCGAAAAATACCGCCACTTGCAGGAAAATGGGTTTGGAAATGGCGAAGACCGCCGCAAAAACAGCGCCAGTCATCGAAGGGTTGACTGCTTTGATGGAGCGTCATGCCGACGCCCTCTCCAGCCAACTTCAGGCACATCATCTCAAGGTCTTCCCGCCGACGTCCGAAAAAGGCATTCGATCCTTTGCGCCGTCAGAAGCCTCAAAACTGCTTGGCATCGGTGAGTCTTATCTGAGGCAGACTGCTTCGGAAATGCCAGAATTGCATGTGAGCATGAGCCCTGGCGGTCGACGCACGTTCACGATCGAAGACATTCATTCAATCCGTAAGCACCTGGATCAGATCGGCCGCGGGAACCGGCGCCACCTGCCCTATCGTCGCGAGGGCGAGCAGCTCCAAGTGATCTCGGTCATGAATTTCAAAGGCGGCTCGGGCAAGACGACGACAGCCGCGCATCTGACACAGTACCTGGCGATGCGTGGCTACCGGGTCCTCGCTATTGATCTTGATCCCCAAGCGAGCCTTTCCGCACTCTTCGGCAGTCAGCCGGAAACCGACGTTGGTCCGAACGAAACACTCTATGGTGCCATCAGGTATGATGACGAGCAGGTTCCGATCGAGCAGGTTGTCCGAGGAACGTACATTCCGGATCTCCATCTGATTCCAGGCAACCTTGAACTTATGGAGTTCGAGCACGACACCCCGCGCGCGCTGATGAACCGCAAGGAAGGCGACACACTTTTTTACGGTCGGATCAGCCAGGTCATCGAAGACATCGCGAATAACTACGATGTCGTCGTTATCGATTGCCCTCCCCAACTTGGCTATCTGACGCTTTCGGCTTTGACTGCCGCAACGTCGATCCTCGTCACCGTCCATCCGCAGATGCTGGATGTAATGTCGATGAACCAGTTTTTGGCGATGACCTCAAATCTCCTCCGGGAAATCGAGAATGCAGGCGCCCAATTCAAGTTCAATTGGATGCGCTACCTTATCACTCGTTTTGAACCGAGCGATGGCCCGCAAAACCAGATGGTCGGCTATCTGCGTTCGATCTTCGGCGAAAATGTGCTCAATTTCCCGATGCTCAAGACGACCGCAGTTTCCGACGCTGGCCTGACAAACCAAACCCTGTTCGAAGTCGAGCGCGGGCAGTTTACGCGCTCGACTTATGATCGGGCGTTGGAGGCGATGAACGCCGTCAACGACGAGATCGAAACTCTGATCAAGAAAGCATGGGGTAGAACCACATGAGTCGGAAGCACCTCCTTGACGTCTCTACAGACGTGCCCGACACGTCATCTGCAGCTGATCACAGAGCGGCAAAAACCCGCTCGATGCCGCTTCTCGGAGTGGCGAGAAGAGAACGCGATCCAGCGACGAAGCTGACCGCAAACATTGGCAATGCCTTGCGCGAGCAAAATGACCGTCTTGGCCGTGCTGAGGAGATAGAGCGGCGTCTCGCTGAAGGTCAGGCCGTGGTAGAACTGGACGCGTCGACAATCGAGCCGTCCTTCGTCCAGGATCGCATGCAAGGCGAGATCGACGGTCTCCTTGTGTCGATCCGG
It encodes the following:
- the trbJ gene encoding P-type conjugative transfer protein TrbJ — encoded protein: MPHRCSTSNRLFVGLAAVALTVAAANPAHAGTATGAATEWTQVLNNGELVALVGKSGEQIENQLTQISQLAQQIETQLNIYQNLLQNTATLPSRMWGQVESDLNRLRSIVDQGQSISFSMGNADDVLQQRFQSYSSLKTKLPDNASFSTTYQSWSDTNRDTIASTLKAASLTADQFDSEEGTMSSLRSMSETADGQMKALQVGHEIAAQQVAQMQKLRGLVSQQMTMMGTWLQTEQTDKDLAQARRERFFSGTAPSTSGGEKMKVEW
- a CDS encoding conjugal transfer protein TrbE, producing the protein MVALKRFRATGPSFADLVPYAGLVDNGVLLLKDGSLMAGWYFAGPDSESATDLERNELSRQINTILSRLGSGWMIQVEAVRIPTFDYPSDDHCHFPDAVTRAIDAERRAHFGREQGHFESKHALILTYRPLESKKTTLSKYIYSDDESRKKTYADTVLFIFKNAVREIEQYFANALSILRMETREAVERGGERVARYDELLQFVRFCVTGENHPIRLPGAPMYLDWLATAELEHGLTPKVESRFLGVVAIDGLPAESWPGILNSLDLMPLTYRWSSRFLFLDAEEARQKLERTRKKWQQKVRPFFDQLFQTQSRSVDQDAMTMVAETEDAIAQASSQLVAYGYYTPVIVLFDNDREALQEKAEAIRRLIQAEGFGARIETLNATEAFLGSLPGNWYCNIREPLINTSNLADLVPLNSVWSGNPTAPCPFYPPNSPPLMQVASGSTPFRLNLHVDDVGHTLIFGPTGSGKSTLLALIAAQFRRYEHAQIFAFDKGSALLPLTLAVGGEHYEIGGDHNGAERALAFCPLSELSNDADRAWATEWIEMLVALQGVAITPDHRNAISRQIGLMASAAGRSLSDFVSGVQMRVIKDALHHYTVDGPMGQLLDAEQDGLSLVAVQTFEIEQLMNMGERNLVPVLTYLFRRIEKRLDGSPSLIVLDEAWLMLGHPVFRSKIREWLKVLRKANCAVVLATHSISDAERSGIIDVLKESCPTKICLPNGAAREPGTREFYQRIGFNERQIEIVSNAIPKREYYVVTPDGRRLFDMALGPVALSFVGASGKEDLKRIRALRSEHGRDWPIHWLQSRGVHDAASLLNFE
- a CDS encoding conjugal transfer protein TrbD; amino-acid sequence: MAESLSGLQRNRIHRALSRPNLLMGADRELVLITGLAAVILIFVVLTIYSALFGVAVWIVILGLLRMMAKADPLMRQVYVRHISYKHYYKATSSPWRRY
- a CDS encoding TrbC/VirB2 family protein; translation: MSRRNAVIAAALLASVAPALASSGGSLPWEGPLQQIQESITGPVAGAIALAAVAIAGGMLIFGGELNDFARRLMYIVLVAGILLGATNIVGLFGATGASIGLTSEQTTSIGESETGEGAHG
- the trbB gene encoding P-type conjugative transfer ATPase TrbB, producing the protein MNQLRSHPRLVRKLQDALGVQLCVALDDSDVVEIMLNPDTKLFIERLSHGIALAGEMSSAAAEMVIGAVAHALQSEIDSDRPIISGELPIGGHRFEGLLPPVVAKPAFTIRRRASHLIPLDDYVLSGVMTEHQASTIRSAISSRLNIIISGGAGSGKTTLANAVINEIVKSAPQDRLVILEDTAEIQCAADNAVLLHTSDTIDMARLLKSTMRLRPDRIVVGEVRDSAALTLLKAWNTGHPGGLATIHSNTAMSALRRLEQLTAEASQQPMQEVIGETVDLVVSIERTPRGRRVRDVIRVERFASGHYEIDSDQFTEEQEACHVA
- the traI gene encoding acyl-homoserine-lactone synthase TraI, producing MQVLAISKPKNLYEAQLLQKHHQLRASVFFSRLNWDVAVVDGREADAFDDLGPHYILAVSASGRLAGCARLLPAMGPTMVAEVFPSLLPEGRLKAHPAMTESSRFCVDTTLEEGRGGGFVHEATLTMFAGIVEWCMASGFAEIVTVTDLRFERILARVEWPLQRIGEERKIGVTMAVAGILPATPETFQKLRPANYQSQIAKAIR
- the repA gene encoding plasmid partitioning protein RepA: MAKTAAKTAPVIEGLTALMERHADALSSQLQAHHLKVFPPTSEKGIRSFAPSEASKLLGIGESYLRQTASEMPELHVSMSPGGRRTFTIEDIHSIRKHLDQIGRGNRRHLPYRREGEQLQVISVMNFKGGSGKTTTAAHLTQYLAMRGYRVLAIDLDPQASLSALFGSQPETDVGPNETLYGAIRYDDEQVPIEQVVRGTYIPDLHLIPGNLELMEFEHDTPRALMNRKEGDTLFYGRISQVIEDIANNYDVVVIDCPPQLGYLTLSALTAATSILVTVHPQMLDVMSMNQFLAMTSNLLREIENAGAQFKFNWMRYLITRFEPSDGPQNQMVGYLRSIFGENVLNFPMLKTTAVSDAGLTNQTLFEVERGQFTRSTYDRALEAMNAVNDEIETLIKKAWGRTT